In one Pasteuria penetrans genomic region, the following are encoded:
- a CDS encoding CopG family ribbon-helix-helix protein, giving the protein MMLELGVRSLSGTEKIVISLPRNLLQEVDCMVQNNKSNRNDFIRRATRMYLQDCKKRCIREMMQRGYMEMARINLSISAEAFLAEEEAEGTLDRLVSGV; this is encoded by the coding sequence ATGATGCTTGAGCTGGGGGTGCGTTCGTTGTCCGGCACAGAAAAGATTGTGATTAGCTTGCCCAGGAACCTTTTGCAAGAGGTGGATTGTATGGTTCAGAATAATAAATCGAACAGGAATGATTTCATACGGCGGGCTACTAGAATGTATCTGCAAGATTGCAAGAAACGTTGTATACGTGAAATGATGCAGAGAGGTTATATGGAGATGGCGAGAATCAATTTGAGCATTTCTGCTGAGGCCTTTTTAGCCGAAGAAGAGGCGGAAGGTACGTTGGATCGACTGGTTAGTGGGGTGTAG
- a CDS encoding low molecular weight protein arginine phosphatase — MGTVVRFSLRGGSMRNILFVCTGNTCRSPMAAAFLRKLASEYSIDLEVRSAGTHAVLDASISVQASKVLRKYGITDVEHRASPLRKELIAWADVIFVMTEAHRQQIIAEDMVAEKIHVLGLRVSSDSMEVGSPEGIVDPFGGSEAVYEQCLQSIVKALLWFMEKEELVPRGVFPSVDSGRGEKG; from the coding sequence ATGGGAACCGTTGTTCGTTTTTCATTGAGAGGGGGCAGCATGCGTAATATTCTCTTTGTTTGTACAGGGAATACCTGCCGCAGCCCTATGGCTGCAGCGTTCCTACGGAAACTGGCCAGCGAGTATTCTATAGATTTAGAGGTTCGCTCTGCGGGTACCCATGCAGTGTTGGATGCTTCCATTTCGGTTCAAGCATCTAAGGTTTTGCGGAAATACGGTATTACAGATGTGGAGCATAGGGCTTCGCCCTTGCGAAAGGAATTGATAGCATGGGCAGATGTGATCTTTGTTATGACGGAGGCGCATCGCCAACAAATTATCGCGGAGGATATGGTAGCGGAAAAGATACATGTTCTTGGTTTGCGAGTTTCATCCGATTCCATGGAGGTAGGATCTCCCGAGGGTATTGTGGACCCCTTTGGTGGTAGTGAGGCTGTTTATGAGCAATGTTTGCAATCGATTGTGAAGGCCCTTTTGTGGTTCATGGAAAAGGAGGAACTTGTACCCCGGGGGGTTTTTCCATCCGTGGATTCGGGGAGAGGGGAGAAGGGATGA
- the prfA gene encoding peptide chain release factor 1, which produces MEKRLASLQERYQTLEKKLCDPDVLRDQQLLKAYAKERAELEPICQIYTEQLNLQQQMQEAEVWLRETDDHTTRTWLEGELRTLEGKLQEVQKRLRTLLLPKDPHADKNIILEIRGAAGGEEAALFASTLYRMYMRYAEEKGWKAELLEKNFTELGGFKDVLVSIQGRGAYQHLKHESGAHRVQRVPTTESGGRIHTSTATVMVLPEAEEIEVVIDEKDLRIDTFCSSGPGGQSVNTTKSAVRVTHIPTGLVVSCQDGKSQNMNKAQALRVLRARLLDRKHQEEEVRRSHERRSIVGTGDRSERIRTYNYPQGRVTDHRIHLTSHRLDAVLDGNLDEFIQALLLFEQEKLLLFQEKGDANGGGRES; this is translated from the coding sequence ATGGAAAAGAGACTTGCGTCTTTGCAGGAAAGGTACCAAACCCTGGAAAAAAAATTGTGTGATCCAGACGTACTGCGTGATCAGCAGTTGCTGAAGGCGTATGCAAAGGAACGGGCCGAGCTGGAACCCATTTGTCAGATCTATACAGAACAACTGAACCTTCAGCAGCAAATGCAGGAGGCGGAGGTATGGTTGAGGGAGACTGATGATCACACAACACGTACCTGGTTGGAGGGGGAGTTGCGAACGTTAGAGGGTAAACTTCAGGAGGTTCAAAAACGGTTGCGTACCCTGTTACTGCCTAAGGATCCGCATGCCGATAAAAATATCATTCTGGAGATCCGGGGGGCCGCGGGTGGGGAGGAGGCAGCTCTTTTTGCCAGTACATTGTATCGCATGTATATGCGATACGCGGAGGAAAAGGGTTGGAAGGCGGAACTATTGGAAAAAAACTTCACCGAACTGGGCGGATTCAAGGACGTTCTCGTATCCATTCAGGGTAGGGGGGCTTACCAACACCTCAAGCACGAGAGCGGTGCTCATCGTGTTCAGAGGGTGCCCACCACGGAATCCGGCGGTCGGATTCATACCTCAACAGCTACCGTCATGGTACTACCCGAGGCGGAAGAGATCGAGGTTGTCATTGATGAAAAGGATTTGCGTATCGATACCTTCTGTTCCAGTGGTCCGGGTGGGCAGAGTGTCAATACCACCAAATCAGCCGTGCGGGTTACCCATATTCCTACGGGATTAGTGGTATCTTGCCAGGATGGGAAATCACAAAACATGAACAAGGCCCAGGCCCTTCGGGTATTACGGGCACGTTTGCTAGATCGGAAACACCAAGAGGAGGAAGTTAGGCGTTCCCATGAGCGACGGTCGATTGTGGGAACAGGAGACAGGAGTGAACGCATCCGCACCTACAACTATCCGCAGGGGCGCGTCACTGATCACCGTATTCATCTTACCTCCCATCGCCTGGATGCCGTTCTGGATGGTAATTTGGACGAATTCATTCAGGCTTTACTTTTGTTTGAACAGGAAAAATTGCTTTTGTTTCAGGAAAAGGGGGATGCAAATGGAGGGGGGAGGGAATCATGA
- a CDS encoding LolA family protein: MFSRGKGVLQWRVGSNRRGFCYLFAFCFMLILWSFFGIGCGTKNEREVAELLQERRKDLPSYRSQGTMTLQMGEDPLTYDIEVWYQKPYFYRVHLQNVQRGISQIILRNQTGVFVLTPQLRQSFRFRNDWPRSPGQVYLYETIIQSIIQDEQRIYQSKDKGYEFDVVANYSVFPQLTRQKIWLDKELKPRKIEIRDESQMVRLQVSFRSFEEDVSFDKNAFDKEWNMAGVAKETWLGDFVPLGPLTVYGGGMRVQPLSSADLDTLWGRAYVTRYGRKGEGVFLTLTQYRDMPVHEFYLQGGLPVWVGGQLAVSSRQGPYHRLTWTEGRFVYDMVSSSSWQGLQEIVRDVHFHGKTVIPGSFY, translated from the coding sequence ATGTTCAGCCGGGGGAAGGGAGTTCTACAATGGCGGGTAGGATCCAATCGGAGGGGATTCTGTTACCTTTTCGCGTTTTGTTTTATGTTGATCCTCTGGAGCTTTTTCGGGATAGGGTGTGGGACGAAAAACGAGCGGGAAGTCGCTGAGTTGCTACAAGAACGTAGAAAGGATCTTCCCTCCTATCGTAGTCAGGGGACCATGACGTTACAGATGGGGGAGGATCCCCTAACCTATGATATCGAGGTTTGGTATCAAAAGCCTTACTTTTACCGTGTTCATTTGCAAAATGTGCAGCGGGGGATTTCGCAAATTATTTTGCGGAATCAGACAGGGGTTTTCGTACTTACACCGCAGCTTCGACAGAGTTTCCGTTTTCGGAATGATTGGCCGCGTAGTCCTGGGCAAGTGTATCTTTATGAGACCATCATACAGAGTATCATCCAGGATGAGCAACGCATATATCAGTCGAAGGACAAAGGATATGAATTTGATGTGGTTGCAAATTATTCTGTTTTTCCCCAACTTACGCGTCAAAAAATTTGGTTGGATAAGGAACTGAAACCCCGTAAGATAGAAATCCGTGACGAGAGTCAGATGGTACGCTTACAGGTTAGTTTCCGCAGTTTTGAGGAGGACGTATCCTTTGATAAAAATGCTTTTGACAAGGAATGGAATATGGCGGGGGTGGCTAAGGAAACCTGGCTAGGGGATTTTGTTCCGCTTGGGCCCCTTACGGTGTACGGGGGTGGTATGCGGGTACAACCCCTTTCTTCCGCTGATCTGGATACCCTGTGGGGAAGAGCTTATGTGACTCGATATGGAAGGAAGGGGGAGGGGGTATTCCTTACGCTTACGCAATACCGGGATATGCCCGTGCATGAATTTTATTTGCAGGGGGGTCTGCCTGTGTGGGTTGGAGGACAATTGGCCGTGAGTTCGAGGCAGGGTCCCTATCACCGACTCACATGGACGGAGGGTAGGTTCGTATATGATATGGTCAGTTCATCATCCTGGCAGGGGCTGCAGGAGATCGTAAGGGATGTTCATTTTCATGGGAAAACAGTGATCCCTGGGTCGTTTTACTAA
- a CDS encoding type II toxin-antitoxin system PemK/MazF family toxin codes for MIVKRGDVYFADLSPVVGSEQGGVRPVLVIQNDIGNRFSPTVVVAAITAQIQKAKLPTHVEIKVESCGLDRDSVILLEQIRTIDKQRLTDKITHLDDEMMGRVSESLQISLGLIDF; via the coding sequence TTGATTGTGAAGCGTGGCGATGTATATTTTGCAGATCTATCCCCGGTGGTAGGATCCGAGCAAGGTGGCGTGCGGCCCGTGTTGGTGATTCAAAATGATATCGGGAACCGCTTTAGTCCCACCGTCGTCGTCGCTGCTATTACGGCACAGATCCAGAAAGCCAAGTTACCAACCCATGTGGAGATTAAGGTGGAGTCTTGTGGTTTGGACCGTGATTCCGTCATCTTGCTGGAACAAATCCGAACGATTGATAAGCAGCGGTTGACGGATAAAATTACCCATCTTGATGATGAAATGATGGGTAGAGTAAGCGAATCACTACAAATAAGCCTGGGTTTAATTGATTTTTAA
- a CDS encoding L-threonylcarbamoyladenylate synthase, with protein MTPTPRWTPSRSHSTVADYAKDNAVQMAAQYLQEGGIVAFPTETVYGLGALATHTRALQRVFAAKNRPHDNPLILHFASVQRILDSLPELPYRLQDLLETTMPGPITWVLKGTIPNVSPLATASLPTIAVRVPHHPIAQALLQKIPSPVAAPSANLSGRPSPTHPDHVLTDMQEKIEGILEAGSTHWGLESTVIDGSEVPPRVLRLGSFPIDDLRKIIPDIVVNTPKNPQDRIIRSPGLKYRHYAPRTPLHLLKGSEKSVHSYMCKYAKIEENNGKRIAFLTHAKLLPMPIRIHDHVYLAYPGDPIRAGRVLYATLRHCDTYPVTRILVQAPPDKPDFATVHDRLTRAAENVLSLDKP; from the coding sequence TTGACCCCCACTCCCCGTTGGACACCCTCCCGTAGTCATTCCACTGTTGCAGACTATGCCAAGGACAACGCTGTTCAAATGGCCGCTCAATATCTACAGGAAGGGGGAATCGTAGCCTTTCCCACGGAAACCGTCTACGGTTTAGGGGCACTAGCCACCCACACCCGTGCCCTTCAACGCGTTTTTGCTGCTAAAAATAGACCCCATGACAATCCCCTGATTCTCCATTTTGCCAGTGTACAACGTATCCTCGACTCCCTTCCTGAACTCCCCTATCGATTACAAGACCTCCTGGAGACTACCATGCCAGGACCTATCACCTGGGTATTGAAGGGTACGATACCCAACGTATCCCCCTTAGCAACCGCCTCCCTCCCTACCATTGCCGTCCGCGTACCCCATCATCCTATCGCCCAAGCACTCCTACAGAAGATTCCCAGCCCTGTGGCCGCTCCCAGCGCCAATCTATCAGGCCGACCTAGCCCCACCCATCCCGATCATGTTCTAACCGATATGCAAGAAAAGATTGAGGGCATTCTAGAAGCCGGATCTACCCATTGGGGTTTGGAATCCACCGTGATAGACGGGAGTGAAGTTCCCCCTCGCGTCCTACGTCTTGGCTCCTTCCCAATCGATGATCTACGAAAAATCATTCCCGACATCGTAGTGAACACCCCCAAAAATCCGCAGGATAGGATTATCCGCTCACCGGGTTTAAAATACCGACATTATGCCCCTCGTACCCCCCTACACCTTCTGAAGGGTTCCGAGAAATCGGTCCATTCCTATATGTGCAAATATGCAAAAATAGAAGAAAATAATGGTAAACGTATAGCATTCCTCACCCATGCCAAGCTACTGCCTATGCCTATCAGGATCCATGACCATGTTTACCTTGCCTACCCTGGGGATCCCATACGAGCGGGACGGGTTCTCTATGCAACGCTCCGCCATTGTGATACCTACCCAGTAACCCGGATCCTAGTACAAGCCCCCCCGGACAAACCAGACTTCGCCACTGTGCATGATCGACTCACACGAGCCGCAGAAAACGTTCTCTCTCTTGACAAACCCTAG
- a CDS encoding RpiB/LacA/LacB family sugar-phosphate isomerase — MSQQVVLGSDHAGIGLRTYLGQQIQKNFPNKYRVEVIGPQEGQTVDYPDIALIVGQKVACAGSCGVLICGTGVGISIAANKIPGIRCALVSDSSTARLSREHNDANIVALGARILGYGLAWDITVTWLRTPFSEGDRHRQRLASIQHMESGICGSVLTPPGHSR; from the coding sequence ATGAGTCAACAGGTTGTACTGGGTTCTGATCATGCAGGGATTGGGTTACGGACCTATCTGGGCCAGCAAATTCAGAAAAATTTTCCCAATAAGTACCGAGTGGAGGTGATAGGCCCACAGGAGGGACAAACTGTCGATTATCCAGATATTGCCCTCATAGTGGGGCAAAAGGTTGCATGTGCAGGATCCTGTGGGGTCTTGATTTGTGGGACGGGGGTAGGGATCTCGATAGCTGCTAATAAAATCCCTGGGATTCGTTGTGCCCTGGTCAGTGATTCCTCCACAGCACGTCTCAGTCGGGAACATAATGATGCTAATATAGTAGCTCTTGGAGCACGTATCCTTGGTTATGGTTTGGCGTGGGATATTACGGTAACATGGTTGAGGACGCCTTTTTCTGAGGGCGATCGTCATCGACAAAGATTAGCATCCATTCAGCATATGGAGAGTGGGATATGTGGATCGGTACTAACACCACCGGGCCATTCACGGTAG
- a CDS encoding N5-glutamine methyltransferase family protein: MREVISCEGKSAGGSWSKVYRSLVSFLHNLNLPQAEGDAEWILCTLLRVRRTEFWQSLPMQFPPDLWDKLCTIKGRLLQGEPLPYILRRAWFAGQIWYTRPGVLIPRPETEEVVQQTLEVTKNWADTPLQAVDVGTGSGIIATCLAQQRPSWSLWAIDSSSLAVRVAKRNVCARGLQGRVRVCRGHYLQALPTHTTIRLLVANLPYISTSLLPCLPPSVAAYEPVHALDGGLDGLQSYRVLLQEWRDRGPSPPWRMICEISPEQHGAILELFQGNFPSARYTVERDLSGRPRIAMMWQDSCG; the protein is encoded by the coding sequence ATGAGGGAAGTCATCTCGTGTGAGGGGAAGTCAGCGGGTGGTTCCTGGAGTAAGGTGTATCGTTCCCTCGTCTCCTTCCTACACAACCTGAATCTTCCGCAGGCAGAGGGGGATGCTGAGTGGATTCTCTGTACCCTTTTGAGGGTGCGACGGACAGAGTTTTGGCAATCTTTGCCCATGCAGTTTCCCCCTGATTTGTGGGATAAACTTTGCACTATAAAGGGTCGCTTACTTCAAGGAGAGCCCCTTCCCTATATTTTACGCAGAGCTTGGTTTGCCGGGCAAATATGGTACACTCGTCCAGGGGTATTGATCCCCCGCCCGGAGACTGAGGAGGTTGTGCAACAAACTCTGGAGGTTACGAAAAACTGGGCGGATACACCGCTTCAGGCTGTAGATGTGGGTACAGGGAGTGGGATTATTGCAACTTGTCTTGCTCAACAAAGACCCTCTTGGTCCCTCTGGGCTATTGATTCCTCCTCCCTAGCTGTACGGGTGGCTAAGCGAAACGTTTGTGCTAGGGGGTTACAGGGAAGGGTGAGGGTGTGTCGAGGTCATTATCTGCAAGCCCTTCCCACCCATACAACCATACGCCTCTTAGTGGCAAATTTGCCCTACATTTCCACATCCCTGTTGCCCTGTTTACCCCCTTCTGTGGCCGCATACGAACCTGTCCATGCTCTGGACGGGGGACTAGATGGTTTGCAATCCTATCGGGTTCTCCTCCAGGAATGGAGGGATCGTGGTCCCTCTCCCCCCTGGAGAATGATTTGTGAAATCAGCCCTGAACAACATGGGGCTATTCTGGAACTCTTTCAGGGAAATTTTCCCTCCGCCCGGTATACTGTGGAAAGGGATCTCTCGGGACGGCCCCGTATTGCTATGATGTGGCAGGATTCCTGTGGGTAG
- the alr gene encoding alanine racemase → MRLGDIMRIDDYGRDTVADIDLDAIAHNVSQVRDSLPMAGQLMAVVKADAYGHGAIPVARVALAAGARRLAVAMVDEARELRGAGVSAPIHVLGVVPSRSLPYAIRARLVLTVTSMLHLRAMREISDAEKKSLEVHLKVDTGVGRLGLDPDEVLAAVRFCEGSRWLRLQGIMTHFATADEEDPAYLKGQVELFSRVIEGLESVGVHVPWVYASNTAGVLRREWVPFRQMVRLGIGMYGICPAPFLQKEGWEWRPALTLRSKVTTVRKLRLGSSVGYGRAYVARGDEWVATVPIGYADGIRRDVGQNGGYVLIKGRPAPILGVVSMDQLTVNVVDLLPVSPGEEVVVYGRQGDAEIRVEDVARRLGTISYELLCAVGRRVPRQYLQAGKVVARANFLSSLGDGDCGDPCF, encoded by the coding sequence TTGAGATTAGGGGATATAATGCGGATCGATGACTACGGTCGGGATACCGTGGCAGATATTGATTTGGATGCTATTGCCCACAATGTTTCACAGGTACGCGATTCTCTACCGATGGCGGGTCAGTTGATGGCTGTTGTCAAGGCGGATGCGTATGGTCATGGTGCAATTCCCGTGGCCCGCGTTGCCCTGGCCGCTGGTGCACGGCGTTTGGCGGTAGCGATGGTAGATGAGGCTCGTGAGTTGCGGGGGGCAGGGGTGTCGGCTCCTATCCATGTGCTTGGGGTGGTCCCATCACGTAGCTTGCCCTATGCAATCCGGGCCCGTTTGGTGTTGACGGTTACGTCCATGTTGCATTTACGGGCCATGCGGGAGATTTCTGATGCCGAGAAAAAGTCCCTTGAGGTTCACCTTAAGGTGGATACGGGCGTAGGCCGGTTGGGTCTCGATCCGGATGAGGTTTTGGCCGCCGTGAGATTTTGTGAGGGGAGTCGTTGGTTGCGTTTACAGGGTATTATGACGCATTTTGCCACGGCGGATGAGGAGGATCCTGCTTACCTAAAAGGGCAGGTGGAGTTATTTTCACGTGTGATAGAGGGATTGGAATCTGTTGGGGTTCACGTTCCTTGGGTGTATGCATCGAATACCGCCGGGGTACTACGGAGGGAGTGGGTTCCGTTCCGGCAGATGGTGCGTTTAGGGATTGGTATGTACGGTATTTGTCCAGCACCCTTTTTGCAGAAGGAGGGATGGGAGTGGAGGCCAGCCCTCACACTTCGTTCCAAGGTGACCACTGTGCGAAAATTACGTTTGGGTAGTAGTGTAGGGTACGGCCGTGCGTATGTAGCACGTGGTGATGAATGGGTGGCGACGGTTCCTATTGGATATGCGGATGGAATTCGTCGGGATGTGGGGCAGAACGGTGGGTATGTGCTGATCAAGGGGAGACCGGCACCCATTCTAGGAGTGGTTTCCATGGATCAGTTGACGGTAAACGTAGTGGATCTCTTGCCCGTTTCCCCTGGTGAGGAAGTAGTGGTATATGGTCGTCAGGGTGATGCTGAGATACGGGTGGAGGATGTGGCTCGGCGACTGGGAACGATTTCGTATGAGCTTCTGTGCGCGGTGGGGCGCCGGGTGCCCCGTCAGTATTTGCAGGCTGGCAAGGTAGTTGCGCGGGCCAATTTCCTTTCATCCCTAGGGGATGGGGATTGCGGGGATCCCTGTTTTTGA
- the glyA gene encoding serine hydroxymethyltransferase, translated as MTMYDSQIEDLLARELERQRGQLNLIASENFVSEDVLRAVGTIPTNKYAEGYPGRRYYAGCEYVDGMEDLARQRALRLFPGSEYVNVQPHCGTQANMAVYFSLLEPGDVVMGMNLGHGGHLTHGSPYNFSGKLYKFIPYGVDSETHRIDYDQVLLLAEKHRPKLVVSGASAYPRVIDFERMAAIAQSVNAFLLADVAHIAGLIAGQCHPSPFPHADFVTMTTHKTLRGPRGGMVFCRKEMASRLDRGVFPVVQGGPFMHGIVAKAVAFQEALQPDFVEYAHRVVANARSLADSLQEGGISLVSGGTDNHLVLVDTRGVELTGREAEAILEEVGIVGNKNMIPYDSQAPMVTSGMRFGTAALTTRGLDAEDMRRLGGWIAARLRNPGSREVADTIRMGGRELLASHPLYEGLG; from the coding sequence ATGACTATGTATGATTCCCAGATCGAGGATTTGTTGGCACGTGAATTAGAACGGCAGAGAGGGCAATTGAACCTAATTGCCTCCGAAAACTTTGTCAGTGAGGATGTTCTTAGGGCGGTGGGAACAATACCCACAAACAAATATGCGGAGGGTTATCCTGGCAGACGGTACTATGCGGGTTGTGAGTATGTCGATGGTATGGAGGATTTAGCCCGTCAGAGGGCTTTGAGGCTTTTTCCGGGGTCGGAGTATGTCAATGTGCAGCCCCATTGTGGGACCCAGGCTAATATGGCCGTCTATTTTTCTCTTCTTGAACCGGGAGATGTGGTCATGGGGATGAATCTTGGTCACGGTGGTCATTTAACCCATGGTAGCCCCTATAATTTCTCAGGGAAATTGTACAAATTTATTCCCTATGGTGTAGACAGTGAGACTCATAGAATCGATTATGATCAGGTGCTTCTTTTGGCCGAAAAGCACCGACCTAAGTTGGTGGTGTCAGGGGCTAGTGCTTATCCACGTGTGATTGATTTTGAGCGTATGGCGGCGATCGCCCAATCTGTGAATGCTTTCCTACTGGCTGATGTGGCCCATATTGCGGGTTTGATTGCAGGTCAGTGTCATCCTTCCCCCTTTCCTCACGCTGACTTTGTTACGATGACTACTCATAAGACCCTTCGCGGGCCCCGGGGTGGGATGGTTTTTTGTCGAAAAGAAATGGCGTCCCGATTGGATCGTGGTGTTTTTCCCGTGGTGCAGGGGGGACCATTTATGCATGGGATTGTTGCTAAGGCGGTGGCCTTTCAGGAGGCTTTGCAGCCTGATTTCGTGGAGTATGCCCATCGAGTTGTTGCCAACGCGCGATCCTTAGCAGATTCGTTGCAGGAGGGGGGTATTTCCCTGGTTTCAGGTGGTACGGACAATCATCTGGTGTTGGTGGACACACGCGGGGTAGAACTGACGGGCAGGGAAGCGGAGGCGATTTTGGAGGAGGTGGGCATTGTCGGAAACAAAAATATGATACCCTATGATTCGCAGGCCCCTATGGTTACGAGTGGTATGCGTTTTGGAACAGCTGCTCTAACAACGCGTGGTTTAGACGCAGAGGATATGCGGAGGCTTGGGGGGTGGATTGCGGCTCGTCTTCGTAACCCTGGATCCAGAGAGGTGGCAGACACGATTCGCATGGGGGGGAGGGAGTTGTTGGCTTCTCATCCCCTGTACGAGGGTTTAGGATGA
- a CDS encoding transposase gives MKVRSISNYHLHKIDNGFVEGKNCAIKPISRQIYGIKNHQNYVNLLLVRCNRHLCKRGRKKRKVS, from the coding sequence ATGAAAGTGAGGAGTATATCTAACTATCACCTTCATAAAATCGACAACGGTTTTGTAGAAGGGAAAAATTGTGCAATCAAGCCCATATCACGCCAAATCTATGGCATCAAGAACCATCAAAATTATGTAAACCTCTTGCTTGTACGATGCAATCGTCATCTTTGTAAACGAGGTAGGAAGAAGCGTAAGGTTTCATAA